The Microbacter sp. GSS18 genome has a segment encoding these proteins:
- a CDS encoding CDP-glycerol glycerophosphotransferase family protein: MKRVERLGEYSRRWAWDDHGSSIGALLTVLAFAVGWWQLGLVLIAVVAAVMFRSQARVRRWAGRFVAPRLILVAALIPVLAQGVSPEAGAAITIVGCAVVAERLLRDPLLRLGARRFLNIPGADPSADGEVASRTAFSVNSIALLLGLAAAAWALPVLAFAAAVVSVLATLALGIAIARARPRRAASLERGFAGLAEARPVFLLHWDGPASAAYQLTMWLPYLDRLGLPYAIVVRNRAVVDDLAGVTDAPVVHCVAEADVERVVVDSVTTVFYVNTALKNAHLIRYNHLTHIQLNHGDSDKPASASKAFRMFDVNFVAGRAAIDRFAHYGVHVEPGQAQIVGRPQVEAIERADARAEGAPTVLYAPTWGGYFSDSDFCSLPVGAALVQDLLDRGCRVVFRPHPLTARNPEHGAIVDRIDAMLAAHASAHDVDHAWGVRATQEWSIVDCMNASDAMIADVSSTVTDYLFSEKPLAMMSPSTSADAFVESYAVAGYTYVLEGEPASWTAVLDDMFGDDSMRGRRRAGRDYYLGDFSAAAYADAFVEAARDWLRRAAEPAAR, translated from the coding sequence GTGAAGCGCGTGGAGCGGCTCGGCGAGTACTCGCGGCGCTGGGCGTGGGACGACCACGGCAGCTCGATCGGGGCCCTCCTGACGGTTCTGGCCTTCGCCGTCGGGTGGTGGCAGCTCGGGCTCGTCCTGATCGCCGTCGTCGCCGCGGTGATGTTCCGCTCGCAGGCACGGGTGCGGCGGTGGGCGGGGCGGTTCGTCGCGCCGCGGCTCATCCTCGTCGCCGCGCTCATCCCGGTGCTGGCGCAGGGAGTGTCGCCCGAGGCGGGCGCTGCGATCACGATCGTCGGATGCGCCGTCGTCGCCGAGCGCCTGCTTCGCGATCCGCTCCTGCGCCTCGGCGCGCGGCGGTTCCTGAACATCCCGGGCGCCGACCCGTCGGCGGACGGCGAGGTGGCCTCGCGCACGGCGTTCTCGGTGAACTCGATCGCGCTGCTGCTGGGCCTCGCGGCGGCGGCGTGGGCGCTGCCGGTGCTCGCCTTCGCGGCGGCGGTCGTCTCGGTGCTCGCCACGCTCGCTCTCGGCATCGCGATCGCGCGGGCCCGGCCCCGGCGGGCCGCATCGCTCGAGCGCGGATTCGCCGGACTGGCCGAGGCGAGGCCGGTCTTCCTGCTGCACTGGGACGGTCCGGCCTCGGCGGCGTACCAGCTGACGATGTGGCTGCCGTACCTCGACCGGCTCGGCCTGCCCTACGCGATCGTCGTGCGGAACCGTGCCGTCGTGGACGACCTGGCGGGCGTCACGGACGCCCCGGTCGTGCACTGCGTGGCGGAGGCGGACGTCGAGCGCGTCGTGGTCGACTCCGTCACGACGGTCTTCTACGTCAACACCGCGCTGAAGAACGCGCACCTGATCCGGTACAACCACCTCACCCACATCCAGCTCAACCACGGCGACAGCGACAAGCCCGCGTCGGCGAGCAAGGCCTTCCGGATGTTCGACGTCAACTTCGTCGCGGGACGGGCGGCGATCGACCGTTTCGCCCACTACGGGGTGCACGTCGAGCCTGGGCAGGCGCAGATCGTCGGGCGGCCGCAGGTGGAGGCCATCGAGAGGGCGGATGCGCGGGCCGAGGGCGCTCCGACCGTGCTGTACGCGCCGACGTGGGGCGGCTACTTCAGCGACTCGGACTTCTGCTCGCTGCCGGTGGGTGCCGCGCTGGTGCAGGATCTGCTCGACCGCGGATGCCGGGTCGTGTTCCGGCCGCACCCCCTCACCGCGCGCAACCCCGAGCACGGCGCGATCGTCGACCGCATCGACGCGATGCTGGCCGCGCACGCGTCCGCGCACGACGTCGACCACGCGTGGGGCGTCCGGGCGACGCAGGAGTGGTCGATCGTGGACTGCATGAACGCGTCCGACGCCATGATCGCGGACGTGTCGAGCACCGTCACGGACTATCTCTTCTCCGAGAAGCCGCTGGCGATGATGTCGCCGTCGACGAGCGCGGACGCGTTCGTCGAGAGCTACGCCGTCGCCGGATACACCTACGTGCTCGAGGGGGAGCCGGCGTCGTGGACCGCGGTGCTGGACGACATGTTCGGCGACGACTCGATGCGCGGGCGGCGACGTGCCGGCCGGGACTACTATCTCGGCGACTTCTCCGCCGCGGCGTACGCCGACGCCTTCGTCGAGGCGGCCCGCGACTGGCTGCGCCGCGCTGCGGAGCCGGCTGCGCGCTGA
- a CDS encoding glycosyltransferase — translation MPVASDPPSLPADPVFAPSSATIAIVTYNRSGLLARLLESIVTMDPKPGHVVIVDNASQDDTTDVVESFRERIGTELVYRRMETNTGGSGGFSEGVRVAYELGSEWIWLMDDDVEVLPDGLAKMGRWAPRFRSIQGRRYDFDGSEFYWQYRVAERMGIPIPFAPADFDDSGYRPMNSGCFEGMFIHRDIVAQIGLPDPRFFIYWDDQLYGWLASRKTQSVIVDEFVLRRTREIKQWDMGTRHMNASSNTYRFYIMRNRAIIKRYYRELGVYNPVLFGLGTTLTFGKELIRLLFVERTVRGTSNLWRGLRAGHTIARDKTWAPMAPLAETVG, via the coding sequence ATGCCAGTCGCATCCGATCCTCCATCGCTGCCCGCGGACCCCGTGTTCGCCCCCTCTTCGGCGACGATCGCCATCGTGACCTACAACAGGTCGGGGCTGCTCGCCCGGCTCCTCGAGAGCATCGTGACGATGGACCCCAAGCCGGGTCACGTCGTGATCGTCGACAACGCCTCCCAGGACGACACCACCGATGTCGTGGAGTCCTTCCGCGAGCGCATCGGCACCGAGCTGGTGTACCGCCGCATGGAGACGAACACCGGCGGCTCGGGCGGCTTCAGCGAGGGCGTGCGCGTGGCGTACGAGCTCGGCTCGGAGTGGATCTGGCTCATGGACGACGACGTCGAGGTGCTCCCCGACGGTCTGGCGAAGATGGGCAGGTGGGCGCCGCGCTTCCGGTCCATCCAGGGGCGCCGGTACGACTTCGACGGCAGCGAGTTCTACTGGCAGTACCGGGTCGCCGAGCGCATGGGGATCCCGATCCCCTTCGCCCCCGCGGACTTCGACGATTCGGGGTACCGCCCGATGAACTCCGGATGCTTCGAGGGCATGTTCATCCACCGCGACATCGTGGCCCAGATCGGCCTTCCCGACCCCCGGTTCTTCATCTACTGGGACGACCAGCTGTACGGGTGGCTCGCCTCGCGCAAGACGCAGTCGGTGATCGTCGACGAGTTCGTGCTGCGGCGCACCCGCGAGATCAAGCAGTGGGACATGGGCACGCGGCACATGAACGCGTCCAGCAACACCTACCGCTTCTACATCATGCGCAATCGCGCGATCATCAAGCGCTACTACCGTGAGCTGGGCGTGTACAACCCGGTGCTGTTCGGCCTCGGCACGACGCTGACGTTCGGCAAGGAGCTCATCCGCCTGCTGTTCGTCGAGCGCACCGTGCGCGGCACGAGCAACCTGTGGCGCGGGCTGCGTGCCGGGCACACGATCGCGCGCGACAAGACATGGGCGCCGATGGCGCCGCTCGCCGAGACCGTCGGCTAA
- a CDS encoding bifunctional cytidylyltransferase/SDR family oxidoreductase, translating into MSQPRTVVVLLAGGVGVRVGLGIPKQLIKIAGKAIVEHTLETVNASPLVDEIMIVMNAGAIRELDGLRDPERFPKLSRIIPGGATRNDSTQAALAALGDDPDVKVLFHDAVRPFVDDRIIGDCVDALDDYDAVDTAIPSADTIIQVDAASHITDIPDRSRLRRGQTPQAFRLGTLRRAYELANQDKSFQATDDCGVVFQYLPETPIYVVDGTAQNMKVTEPIDVHIADKLFQLQSESLSADADELPDMTGKVVVVFGGSYGIGASTVELARRAGADVHEFSRTTTGTDVRSRVLVKRALKSVFEATGRIDVVVLTAGILQIGPLAKTKVRQIETTIETNFLAPVIVSRAAHKYLKKTGGQMILFTSSSYTRGRANYGVYSASKAAVVNLTQALSEEWGATGVKINCINPQRTHTPMRTAAFGDEPESSLLDPDHVARVTLRVAGGDLTGQVVTVRVEQAASSAS; encoded by the coding sequence ATGTCTCAGCCCCGAACCGTCGTCGTCCTTCTGGCCGGAGGGGTGGGCGTTCGCGTCGGGCTCGGCATCCCGAAGCAGCTCATCAAGATCGCGGGCAAGGCGATCGTCGAGCACACGCTCGAGACCGTCAACGCCAGCCCCCTCGTCGACGAGATCATGATCGTCATGAACGCCGGCGCGATCCGCGAGCTGGACGGACTGCGCGACCCCGAGCGCTTCCCCAAGCTCTCGCGCATCATCCCCGGCGGGGCGACGAGGAACGACTCCACCCAGGCGGCGCTGGCAGCCCTCGGCGACGACCCCGATGTCAAGGTGCTCTTCCACGACGCCGTCCGCCCGTTCGTCGACGACCGCATCATCGGCGACTGCGTCGACGCGCTCGACGACTACGACGCCGTCGACACCGCGATCCCCTCCGCCGACACGATCATCCAGGTCGACGCCGCCTCGCACATCACCGACATCCCGGATCGCTCGCGCCTCCGCCGCGGCCAGACCCCGCAGGCCTTCCGGCTCGGAACGCTCCGCCGCGCGTACGAGCTGGCGAACCAGGACAAGTCCTTCCAGGCCACCGACGACTGCGGCGTGGTCTTCCAGTACCTCCCCGAGACCCCGATCTACGTCGTCGACGGCACGGCGCAGAACATGAAGGTCACCGAGCCGATCGACGTGCACATCGCCGACAAGCTCTTCCAGCTGCAGTCCGAGAGCCTGTCCGCAGACGCCGACGAGCTGCCCGACATGACCGGCAAGGTCGTCGTCGTCTTCGGCGGCAGCTACGGCATCGGGGCGAGCACGGTCGAGCTCGCGCGCCGCGCCGGGGCGGACGTGCACGAGTTCAGCCGCACCACCACGGGCACCGACGTACGCTCGCGCGTGCTGGTCAAGCGGGCGCTGAAGTCGGTCTTCGAGGCGACGGGCCGCATCGACGTCGTGGTGCTCACCGCCGGGATCCTCCAGATCGGGCCCCTGGCCAAGACGAAGGTCCGGCAGATCGAGACGACGATCGAGACGAACTTCCTCGCTCCCGTCATCGTCTCGCGCGCCGCGCACAAGTACCTGAAGAAGACCGGCGGCCAGATGATCCTGTTCACGTCGAGCTCGTACACGCGCGGACGTGCGAACTACGGCGTGTACTCGGCGAGCAAGGCCGCCGTGGTGAACCTGACCCAGGCGCTCTCCGAGGAGTGGGGCGCGACCGGCGTGAAGATCAACTGCATCAACCCGCAGCGGACGCACACGCCCATGCGCACCGCCGCATTCGGCGACGAGCCCGAGTCCTCCCTGCTGGATCCCGACCACGTCGCCCGGGTCACTCTGCGCGTCGCCGGCGGCGATCTGACCGGTCAGGTCGTGACCGTGCGCGTCGAGCAGGCGGCGTCGTCCGCTTCCTGA